A genomic segment from Streptosporangium roseum DSM 43021 encodes:
- a CDS encoding histidine kinase: MRKTLADRIIRYHVLTDVLLWAALCLPVLWAGLTSAEDAYTGWETAAGLLLVGGAVALGRSVPPASMLLALTLWEASVVSRGETTLGIAPFLLAAVVMSYLAGVRMTRSRPGLLGLAGATALTALLVPALTGDLGAGFVAVVGVALFGAVPWLTGRGRYQHLELARSGWERAEQLERAQRIIADQARLRERARIAGDMHDLLGHELSLIALRIGGLEVAPGLDARYRDAAGEARRAVTVASERLQEIIEVLRDDSLPSSPDLPGESVGELVGRARASGVPVEAHGLREGGAREGRRLAPMVERAVHRVVQEALTNAVKHAPGAPVTVRLDHLADETVVTVTNGAPPAHPASGRTGGRGREGLPTGGDHGGDHGREGPAPREEHRREGMIATGGHRREGMSATGEHRREGLIAGGGYGLIGLAERVRLCGGTLRAERHGDGFELAVRLPHVPGPAGGSRIPSPSAARLGEARRRVRRARTLAVGAALATCAGAAVAVSGFMAYDTVTSALPAADFDRLRVGQDRAGVEAVLPARPRADAAGRPGPPVPAGAECLHYGKHRNPFAERRGDLYRLCFRDGRLVGKDFLPAAWPPPAVARQGTAR; encoded by the coding sequence ATGAGGAAGACGCTCGCTGATCGGATCATCCGGTACCACGTGCTCACGGACGTCCTGCTGTGGGCGGCCCTGTGCCTGCCCGTGCTGTGGGCGGGGCTCACCTCCGCCGAGGACGCGTACACCGGGTGGGAGACGGCGGCCGGGCTGCTCCTCGTGGGCGGGGCGGTGGCGCTCGGCCGGTCCGTCCCCCCGGCCTCGATGCTGCTCGCCCTGACGTTGTGGGAGGCCTCGGTCGTTTCGCGCGGGGAGACGACGCTGGGCATCGCCCCGTTCCTCCTGGCGGCGGTCGTCATGAGCTACCTGGCGGGCGTACGGATGACACGGAGCCGGCCCGGACTGCTCGGGCTGGCCGGTGCCACCGCCCTGACGGCGCTCCTCGTGCCCGCCCTGACCGGGGACCTCGGGGCCGGGTTCGTCGCGGTCGTGGGAGTCGCCCTGTTCGGGGCCGTCCCCTGGCTGACGGGGCGGGGCCGATACCAGCATCTGGAGCTGGCCCGCTCCGGCTGGGAGCGCGCCGAGCAGCTCGAGCGGGCGCAGCGGATCATCGCCGACCAGGCCCGGCTGCGCGAGCGCGCCCGCATCGCCGGGGACATGCACGACCTGCTCGGGCACGAGCTGAGCCTGATCGCGCTGCGGATCGGCGGCCTTGAGGTCGCGCCGGGCCTCGACGCGCGCTACCGCGACGCGGCCGGCGAGGCCCGCAGGGCCGTCACCGTCGCCTCCGAACGCCTCCAGGAGATCATCGAGGTGCTGCGCGACGACTCGCTCCCCTCCTCGCCGGACCTGCCCGGGGAGAGCGTCGGGGAGCTGGTGGGACGCGCCAGGGCCTCCGGCGTCCCGGTCGAGGCGCACGGGCTGCGGGAGGGCGGCGCGCGGGAGGGGAGACGGCTCGCGCCGATGGTGGAACGCGCCGTCCACCGCGTGGTGCAGGAGGCGCTGACCAACGCGGTCAAGCACGCCCCCGGGGCCCCGGTGACGGTTAGGCTCGACCATCTGGCGGACGAGACGGTGGTGACCGTGACCAACGGTGCCCCACCCGCGCATCCGGCGTCCGGCCGCACGGGAGGTCGCGGCCGGGAGGGCCTGCCCACGGGAGGAGACCACGGGGGCGACCACGGGCGGGAAGGCCCGGCGCCGCGTGAGGAGCACCGGCGGGAAGGCATGATCGCGACAGGAGGGCACCGGCGGGAAGGCATGAGCGCGACAGGAGAGCACCGGCGGGAGGGCCTGATCGCGGGCGGGGGCTACGGGCTGATCGGCCTGGCCGAACGGGTCCGCCTGTGCGGCGGGACCCTCCGGGCGGAACGGCACGGCGACGGCTTCGAGCTGGCCGTACGGCTGCCGCACGTGCCGGGCCCGGCCGGGGGGAGCCGGATCCCGTCGCCGTCCGCGGCCCGCCTGGGGGAGGCGCGGCGGCGGGTGCGCCGCGCCCGCACCCTGGCGGTCGGCGCGGCCCTGGCGACCTGTGCGGGGGCGGCGGTGGCCGTGAGCGGTTTCATGGCCTACGACACCGTCACCTCCGCCCTGCCGGCCGCTGATTTCGACCGGCTCCGGGTGGGGCAGGATCGGGCCGGGGTCGAGGCGGTGCTGCCCGCGCGGCCCCGGGCCGACGCCGCGGGCAGGCCGGGCCCGCCGGTGCCCGCCGGCGCCGAGTGCCTCCACTACGGAAAGCACCGCAACCCGTTCGCCGAGCGACGCGGCGACCTCTACCGGCTGTGTTTCCGGGACGGCCGACTGGTGGGCAAGGACTTCCTGCCCGCGGCCTGGCCTCCGCCGGCGGTCGCACGGCAGGGGACGGCGCGTTGA
- a CDS encoding glycoside hydrolase family 43 protein, which translates to MRRLRSGFLAVIAALGLVLASAGPAPAAGPITTAIYTADPAALVVGDTMYLHTGHDEAAPGGTNFVMRDWHVFSSGDATTWTDNGAKLSISNFGWAGADAWAGEVEPRNGKYYWYVPVNGNGAGWMDIGVAVGDTPLGPFTDAKGGPLISDGTPNSSPLNIDPTVFTDDDGQAYIYWGSYYGLRAAKLKPDMVNLDGPVVTPAGVTNFWEAPWMFKRNGTYYLAYAANDSGCSQPGYACIRYATASNPLGPWTHRGVVLDQVTSTTNHPAIVEFKGQWYMVYHTAGAPGGGNFRRSVTLDKLYWNADGTMRKVVQTTGPGGGGQPPTGTNHALTATASTSYVSPWETLGAIKDGAVPTGSADRSHGAYGNWDHRGTEWIEYQWPTARNISRVATYWFDDDQGIDLPASCQVQYWNGGSYVDVPGQSSCGVAGDTYNVTTFNQVSTTRLRLKITSRSGYSTGVLEWMAL; encoded by the coding sequence ATGAGACGACTGCGATCAGGTTTCCTCGCCGTCATCGCCGCGCTGGGCCTCGTCCTGGCCTCGGCCGGCCCGGCGCCGGCCGCCGGCCCGATCACCACCGCGATCTACACCGCGGACCCCGCCGCACTGGTCGTCGGCGACACGATGTACCTCCACACCGGCCATGACGAGGCCGCTCCGGGCGGCACCAACTTCGTCATGCGCGACTGGCACGTGTTCTCCTCCGGCGACGCGACCACCTGGACCGACAACGGGGCGAAGCTGTCGATCTCGAACTTCGGCTGGGCCGGCGCCGACGCGTGGGCCGGAGAGGTCGAACCCCGCAACGGCAAGTACTACTGGTACGTGCCGGTCAACGGCAACGGGGCGGGGTGGATGGACATCGGCGTCGCGGTCGGCGACACCCCGCTGGGCCCGTTCACCGACGCCAAGGGCGGGCCGCTCATCAGCGACGGCACGCCGAACTCCTCGCCGCTCAACATCGACCCGACCGTCTTCACCGACGACGACGGCCAGGCCTACATCTACTGGGGTTCCTACTACGGCCTGCGGGCGGCGAAGCTCAAGCCCGACATGGTGAACCTGGACGGCCCGGTGGTCACGCCGGCGGGCGTGACCAACTTCTGGGAGGCGCCGTGGATGTTCAAGCGCAACGGCACCTACTACCTGGCCTACGCCGCCAACGACTCGGGCTGCTCCCAGCCGGGCTACGCGTGCATCCGCTACGCCACCGCGAGCAACCCGCTGGGCCCCTGGACCCATCGCGGCGTCGTGCTCGACCAGGTCACCTCGACCACCAACCACCCGGCGATCGTCGAGTTCAAGGGCCAGTGGTACATGGTCTACCACACCGCCGGCGCCCCCGGCGGCGGCAATTTCCGCCGCTCGGTCACGCTCGACAAGCTCTACTGGAACGCCGACGGCACCATGCGGAAGGTCGTGCAGACCACGGGTCCGGGAGGCGGCGGCCAGCCGCCCACCGGCACGAACCACGCGCTGACCGCCACCGCCTCCACCTCGTACGTCTCCCCGTGGGAGACGCTCGGCGCGATCAAGGACGGGGCGGTGCCCACGGGGTCGGCCGACCGCAGCCACGGGGCGTACGGCAACTGGGACCACCGGGGCACGGAGTGGATCGAGTACCAGTGGCCCACGGCCAGGAACATCAGCCGGGTGGCGACCTACTGGTTCGACGACGACCAGGGCATCGACCTGCCGGCGTCCTGCCAGGTGCAGTACTGGAACGGCGGCTCCTACGTGGACGTGCCCGGCCAGTCGTCCTGCGGCGTGGCCGGTGACACCTACAACGTCACCACCTTCAACCAGGTCTCCACGACCCGGTTGCGGCTGAAGATCACTTCCAGGTCCGGTTACTCGACCGGGGTCCTGGAGTGGATGGCACTCTAG
- a CDS encoding Ig-like domain-containing protein, with amino-acid sequence MPFPPHAWRRLTVIVTAALLTVTTLAPSRPAVAAQTIGLPTFGGPAIPAPPAAYTPGDMMQTIYDAESSGTDFWMDRLLARSGNDPAGTWLMSRGRALFMKTHTPSVIGFGGQVAYWESISNENAYSIAISPGTFTEQVNRRWQAPSHWKSVHSSGNVQVNVTKFITDNNVAVTNLSITNSGSSAQTLTLKAASPYTKTAAGDELTGIVDAKNKLTTLFPRLAGDGFTVSGTDLSRTVTVAAGATVTTKVEMGFVTEEIPASLADYRAYRAATPADAFATHVRAYNLWWVKNVPYIDVPEAAIKKSVYYRWWLMRFNYLDADIPGQDYQYPTSVEGALGYNNAIALTVPMFVDDLKYLRDPMYSYGPWVSAGEVSKNGRYMDNPGDPENWSNSYTQYISEAAWRSYQIHGGQPAIAGNLARYAEQDVKGQLGHYDHDHNNLIEYDWGALTGNDADAVSFHWRGGNLDRTESAYVYSNALASAAAYDTIGNTAKAGEMRAIATNVKNAVVNVLWNPAAQMLQHRHVATNALVPWKEINNFYPYAVGLMPNTATYRQALRLLDDPAEYPIFPFYTANQKDKAAAAAAGNPGSNNFSQINSTVQFRLFSSALRNYPSSFVTADHYKKLLYWNAWAQYVGGDTAWPDSNEYWADWNGSAIGYRSWIHHTILGSSNWTVVEDVAGLRPRDDSKVELSPINIGWSHFTVNNLRYRNSDLTIVWDDPADGIVRYPGVPQGYSVYVNGTRAVTVNSLVPLLWDPATGTVTTAGTVLHNVAVPGAQAPAQVVQTGARLVDLFGKAGVNLTAGAVDLAQGRTATASFTASGTGTAGAVDGFTINEPFWGAKGSANARDWYEIDLGSAQAFNDVRVHFRNDRSATGYAEPSMYEIQYHDGGAWVTVAGQSRSPATPVANHNRVRFPSVTAQRVRVLMTHQTGVRTGLTEVKVFNTPGSPPASTNAAPYALARKDPAYNQPSQVRLIGKVKDDALPNGTLTSAWSLVNGPGTAIFTAPGSTTTLASFTVAGTYTVRLTAGDGSSSTTSDVTVTVSQGTGGGGPVNVAGTAAPSASHTSPWESVAALNDGFTPSSSNDSANPRWGTWPETGTQWAELTWAQPQRLNSAEVYFFDDNGGVRLPASWKLQYWNGSAYADIPGTYPRALNAFNKVTFAGVTTTRLRASLAGGSGSVGILEWRAYAENPQSIRPVHKATLAGQIPTLPGTVTKIYSNGSRVNAPVSWAQITAAQVANGGSGFDVAGIVEGTTTAATATVWVRPTNAVSVTFLEPETVFTPAGTAPALPPTVTATFNDGSKDNITTTVTWASIPASQYAQPGLFTVTGTVPGTSLTAQATVTVGASGGGTAGGATSAAPRR; translated from the coding sequence ATGCCGTTCCCCCCACATGCCTGGCGGCGGCTGACCGTCATCGTGACGGCGGCCCTTCTGACCGTCACCACGCTCGCCCCGAGCCGGCCGGCCGTCGCGGCCCAGACCATCGGGTTGCCGACGTTCGGCGGTCCCGCGATCCCGGCCCCTCCCGCCGCGTACACGCCCGGCGACATGATGCAGACGATCTACGACGCCGAGAGCTCCGGCACCGACTTCTGGATGGACCGCCTGCTGGCCAGGTCGGGTAACGACCCGGCGGGCACCTGGCTGATGAGCCGGGGGCGCGCCCTGTTCATGAAGACCCACACCCCGTCGGTGATCGGCTTCGGCGGGCAGGTGGCCTACTGGGAGAGCATCAGCAACGAGAACGCCTACTCGATCGCGATCTCCCCCGGCACCTTCACCGAGCAGGTGAACCGGAGATGGCAGGCGCCCAGCCACTGGAAGAGCGTCCACAGTAGCGGCAACGTCCAGGTGAACGTCACGAAGTTCATCACGGACAACAATGTCGCCGTCACCAACCTGTCGATCACCAACAGCGGTTCCAGCGCGCAGACGCTCACGCTGAAGGCGGCCTCGCCGTACACGAAGACCGCGGCCGGCGACGAGCTCACCGGCATCGTCGACGCGAAGAACAAGCTGACCACGCTCTTCCCTCGGCTGGCCGGTGACGGCTTCACGGTCAGCGGCACCGACCTGAGCCGGACGGTCACCGTGGCGGCGGGGGCGACCGTGACGACCAAGGTGGAGATGGGGTTCGTGACCGAGGAGATCCCCGCCTCGCTCGCCGACTACCGGGCCTACCGCGCCGCCACCCCCGCGGACGCGTTCGCCACCCACGTGCGGGCCTACAACCTGTGGTGGGTGAAGAACGTCCCCTACATCGACGTGCCCGAGGCGGCGATAAAGAAGAGCGTCTACTACCGCTGGTGGCTGATGCGCTTCAACTACCTCGACGCCGACATCCCCGGGCAGGACTACCAGTACCCGACCTCGGTGGAGGGGGCGCTCGGCTACAACAACGCCATCGCCCTGACCGTGCCGATGTTCGTCGACGACCTCAAATACCTGCGCGACCCGATGTACTCCTACGGGCCGTGGGTCTCGGCGGGCGAGGTATCGAAGAACGGTCGATACATGGACAACCCAGGTGATCCTGAGAACTGGTCAAACAGCTACACGCAGTACATCTCCGAGGCGGCCTGGCGCAGCTACCAGATCCACGGCGGGCAGCCGGCCATCGCGGGCAACCTGGCACGGTATGCCGAGCAGGACGTCAAGGGGCAGCTCGGGCACTACGACCACGACCACAACAACCTCATCGAGTACGACTGGGGCGCGCTGACCGGCAATGACGCCGACGCGGTGTCCTTCCACTGGCGCGGCGGCAACCTCGACCGCACCGAATCGGCCTACGTCTACAGCAACGCCCTCGCCTCGGCCGCCGCCTACGACACGATCGGCAACACGGCCAAGGCCGGCGAGATGCGCGCCATCGCCACGAACGTGAAGAACGCCGTCGTCAACGTGCTGTGGAACCCCGCCGCCCAGATGCTCCAGCACCGGCACGTCGCGACCAACGCGCTCGTGCCGTGGAAGGAGATCAACAACTTCTACCCGTACGCGGTGGGCCTGATGCCCAACACCGCGACCTACCGTCAGGCGCTACGGCTGCTCGACGACCCGGCCGAGTACCCGATCTTCCCGTTCTACACGGCGAACCAGAAGGACAAGGCGGCAGCGGCGGCGGCGGGCAACCCCGGCTCGAACAACTTCTCGCAGATCAACTCGACGGTGCAGTTCCGGCTGTTCTCCTCCGCGCTGCGCAACTACCCGAGCTCCTTCGTCACGGCCGACCACTACAAGAAGCTGCTCTACTGGAACGCCTGGGCGCAGTACGTGGGCGGCGACACCGCCTGGCCGGACTCCAACGAATACTGGGCCGACTGGAACGGGTCGGCCATCGGCTACCGGTCCTGGATCCACCACACGATCCTGGGCAGCAGCAACTGGACCGTCGTCGAGGACGTCGCCGGCCTCCGCCCGCGCGACGACAGCAAGGTCGAGCTGTCGCCGATCAACATCGGCTGGTCCCACTTCACCGTCAACAACCTGCGCTACCGCAACAGCGACCTGACCATCGTGTGGGACGACCCGGCCGACGGGATCGTCCGCTACCCGGGCGTCCCGCAGGGCTACTCCGTCTATGTCAACGGCACCCGGGCGGTGACCGTCAACTCGCTCGTCCCGCTGCTCTGGGACCCGGCCACCGGCACGGTGACCACGGCGGGGACGGTGCTCCACAACGTCGCCGTGCCGGGCGCGCAGGCACCCGCCCAGGTCGTGCAGACCGGCGCGCGGCTCGTCGACCTGTTCGGCAAGGCCGGTGTCAACCTGACCGCCGGGGCCGTCGACCTGGCGCAGGGGAGGACCGCCACGGCGTCCTTCACCGCCTCGGGCACCGGCACCGCGGGTGCCGTGGACGGCTTCACGATCAACGAACCGTTCTGGGGGGCCAAGGGGTCCGCGAACGCCCGGGACTGGTACGAGATCGACCTCGGATCGGCCCAGGCCTTCAACGACGTGCGTGTGCACTTCCGCAACGACCGTTCGGCCACCGGGTACGCCGAGCCGTCGATGTACGAGATCCAGTACCACGACGGCGGCGCCTGGGTCACCGTCGCGGGCCAGAGCAGGAGCCCGGCCACGCCGGTCGCCAACCACAACCGGGTGCGCTTCCCGTCGGTCACGGCGCAGCGGGTCCGGGTGCTCATGACCCACCAGACCGGGGTGAGGACCGGTCTCACGGAGGTCAAGGTCTTCAACACCCCGGGCAGCCCGCCCGCCTCCACCAACGCGGCGCCGTACGCGCTGGCCCGCAAGGACCCGGCGTACAACCAGCCCTCCCAGGTCAGGCTGATCGGCAAGGTCAAGGACGACGCCCTGCCGAACGGCACGCTGACCAGCGCCTGGTCGCTGGTGAACGGGCCGGGTACGGCGATCTTCACCGCGCCGGGCTCCACCACCACGCTGGCGTCGTTCACCGTGGCCGGCACCTACACGGTGCGCCTGACGGCCGGTGACGGCTCGTCGTCGACGACCTCGGACGTGACCGTCACGGTCAGCCAGGGCACGGGTGGCGGAGGTCCGGTGAACGTGGCGGGCACGGCCGCCCCGTCGGCGTCCCACACCTCCCCGTGGGAGTCGGTGGCCGCGCTCAACGACGGCTTCACCCCTTCGAGCTCCAACGACTCGGCGAACCCCCGGTGGGGCACCTGGCCGGAGACCGGCACGCAGTGGGCGGAGCTGACCTGGGCGCAGCCGCAGCGGCTCAACTCGGCGGAGGTGTACTTCTTCGACGACAACGGCGGGGTGCGCCTCCCCGCGTCGTGGAAGCTGCAGTACTGGAACGGCAGCGCGTACGCGGACATCCCCGGGACCTACCCCCGGGCGCTGAACGCCTTCAACAAGGTGACCTTCGCCGGCGTGACCACGACCCGGTTGCGGGCCTCGCTGGCCGGCGGATCGGGCTCCGTGGGAATCCTGGAGTGGCGGGCGTACGCGGAGAACCCGCAGTCGATCCGCCCGGTCCACAAGGCGACCCTGGCGGGGCAGATCCCCACCCTCCCCGGCACGGTCACGAAGATCTACAGTAACGGCTCGCGGGTGAACGCGCCGGTGAGCTGGGCACAGATCACCGCGGCCCAGGTGGCGAACGGCGGGTCCGGCTTCGACGTCGCGGGGATCGTGGAGGGCACCACCACCGCGGCCACGGCCACGGTGTGGGTGCGGCCGACCAACGCCGTCAGCGTCACCTTCCTTGAGCCGGAGACCGTCTTCACCCCGGCAGGCACGGCCCCGGCCCTTCCTCCGACGGTGACCGCCACCTTCAACGACGGCTCCAAGGACAACATCACCACCACCGTGACCTGGGCGTCCATTCCCGCCTCCCAGTACGCCCAGCCAGGCCTCTTCACGGTCACCGGCACGGTGCCGGGAACCTCGCTCACCGCGCAGGCGACCGTCACCGTCGGCGCGAGCGGGGGCGGTACGGCGGGCGGGGCCACCTCGGCCGCCCCACGGCGGTGA
- a CDS encoding AIM24 family protein: MRSSFFGNLDQGQFPGHFALQNPKMLRVQLNGEVLARQGSMVAFQGQMDFDYEGSGGVGRFLKKMVTGEGAPLMRVRGQGALFVANNADDVHLFYLENEAITVNGTSLLAFDPQLTWDIQRLQGAGIATGGLFNTTIHGTGWVAVTAHGAPVLLDTSHAPTFADSQSAVCWSAGLRVGVNRTLKAGALIGRGSGEAAQLAFQGQGFVLVQASEGPIIPQTGG; this comes from the coding sequence GTGCGTAGCTCGTTCTTCGGGAACCTGGACCAGGGCCAGTTCCCCGGCCATTTCGCTCTGCAGAACCCCAAGATGCTGCGGGTGCAGCTGAACGGAGAGGTGCTGGCGCGGCAGGGGTCGATGGTCGCCTTCCAGGGACAGATGGACTTCGACTACGAGGGATCCGGCGGGGTCGGGCGCTTCCTGAAGAAGATGGTCACCGGTGAGGGCGCGCCGCTGATGCGGGTGCGCGGGCAGGGCGCGCTCTTCGTGGCCAACAACGCCGACGACGTGCACCTGTTCTACCTGGAGAACGAGGCGATCACCGTCAACGGGACCAGCCTGCTGGCCTTCGACCCGCAGCTCACCTGGGACATCCAGCGGCTGCAGGGCGCCGGCATCGCCACCGGCGGCCTGTTCAACACCACCATCCACGGCACCGGCTGGGTGGCGGTCACCGCGCACGGCGCGCCGGTGCTGCTCGACACCTCCCACGCGCCGACCTTCGCCGACAGCCAGTCCGCGGTGTGCTGGAGCGCCGGGCTGCGCGTGGGCGTCAACCGCACCCTCAAGGCGGGGGCGCTCATCGGCCGGGGGAGCGGCGAGGCCGCGCAGCTCGCCTTCCAGGGCCAGGGCTTCGTCCTGGTCCAGGCGAGCGAGGGCCCGATCATCCCGCAGACCGGCGGCTGA
- a CDS encoding pyridoxamine 5'-phosphate oxidase family protein: MAVKVKSFAAIESEFNAFVGAIVYATMVTVDARNRPRTRVLIPIWENVDGTPLGWLATYRTPVKAAHIANNPHTNFSYWTQGNDSVAVDTVAEWVDDLPTKSHVWDLYKRTSPRGAGYNLGNFWHSPADPKLHVLRLTPWRIQVIRGMDLRSRIWQAA; this comes from the coding sequence ATGGCTGTGAAAGTGAAGTCCTTCGCCGCGATCGAGAGCGAGTTCAACGCGTTCGTCGGCGCCATCGTCTACGCCACGATGGTCACCGTGGACGCCAGGAATCGGCCCAGGACCAGGGTTCTGATCCCCATCTGGGAGAACGTCGACGGCACCCCGCTCGGCTGGCTCGCCACCTACAGGACGCCCGTCAAGGCGGCACACATCGCCAACAACCCTCACACCAACTTCTCCTACTGGACCCAGGGCAACGACTCCGTCGCCGTCGACACGGTCGCCGAGTGGGTCGACGACCTGCCGACCAAGAGCCACGTGTGGGACCTGTACAAGAGGACGAGCCCGCGTGGAGCCGGCTACAACCTGGGCAACTTCTGGCACTCGCCGGCGGACCCCAAGCTCCACGTCCTGCGCCTGACACCCTGGCGTATCCAGGTCATCCGCGGCATGGACCTGCGCAGCAGGATCTGGCAGGCCGCCTGA
- a CDS encoding MFS transporter, with protein MSGRAWGMLLVLCGAIFLEGVDVSMMGVALPSIQAELAMSTGELQWVVSAYVLGYGGFMLMGGRAADLLGRRRMFLFWLAVFLVFSGLGGFAGEGWILILSRLVKGIAAAFLTPAGLSIITTSFPEGKLRNKALLVYAGTAAAGFSLGLVVGGLLTSISWRWVFFAPVLMTAAILVAAVALVPRDERSDRPAQGFDFAGAISVTGAVLLLVFAVERAAHVGWAQTLLLLAASLALLAAFVAIERRSRSPLVRLGIFRSGALVRANLGAILFSGSFFAFQFIAVLYLQQLRGWSPLQTGLALLAIGIDAVLAPTLTPWLVNRFGNVRVIFGGLLLALLAYVLFQPIGLDWTYAAMFPTMILLGTAFALVYGPLTIAATDGIAEEEQGLAGGLLNTSFQFGAGLGLAAVTAVSLTATGGDVSPQGVLDGFRVALIVPVVAAALGALVIAPGLRRSKTPIEQHA; from the coding sequence ATGAGCGGGCGAGCATGGGGCATGTTGCTCGTCCTGTGCGGCGCCATCTTCCTGGAAGGCGTGGACGTCTCGATGATGGGCGTGGCCCTGCCGTCGATCCAGGCGGAGCTGGCCATGTCCACCGGCGAGCTGCAGTGGGTGGTCAGCGCCTACGTGCTCGGCTACGGCGGCTTCATGCTCATGGGCGGCCGGGCCGCCGACCTGCTCGGGCGCAGACGCATGTTCCTGTTCTGGCTGGCGGTCTTCCTCGTCTTCTCCGGCCTGGGCGGCTTCGCCGGCGAAGGCTGGATCCTGATCCTGTCCCGGCTGGTCAAGGGCATAGCCGCGGCGTTCCTCACCCCCGCGGGCCTGTCCATCATCACCACGAGCTTCCCCGAGGGCAAGCTGCGCAACAAGGCGCTTCTCGTCTATGCCGGTACGGCCGCCGCCGGGTTCTCCCTCGGGCTCGTCGTCGGCGGCCTGCTGACGTCGATCAGCTGGCGATGGGTGTTCTTCGCCCCGGTCCTGATGACCGCGGCGATCCTCGTCGCCGCCGTCGCGCTGGTGCCCAGGGACGAGCGGAGCGACCGTCCCGCCCAGGGCTTCGACTTCGCGGGCGCCATCAGCGTCACGGGCGCCGTGCTGCTGCTCGTCTTCGCCGTCGAGAGGGCGGCTCACGTGGGCTGGGCGCAGACGCTCCTGCTGCTGGCCGCGAGCCTGGCTCTGCTGGCCGCCTTCGTGGCCATCGAGCGGCGGTCGCGTTCTCCCCTGGTGCGGCTGGGCATCTTCCGTTCGGGAGCGCTGGTCCGCGCCAATCTGGGCGCGATCCTGTTCTCCGGCTCGTTCTTCGCCTTCCAGTTCATCGCCGTGCTCTACCTGCAGCAGCTGCGCGGGTGGTCTCCGCTCCAGACGGGCCTGGCCCTGCTGGCCATCGGCATCGACGCCGTCCTCGCCCCGACGCTGACCCCCTGGCTGGTCAACCGCTTCGGCAACGTGCGGGTGATCTTCGGCGGGCTGCTGCTGGCCTTGCTGGCCTACGTGCTGTTCCAGCCGATCGGCCTGGACTGGACCTACGCGGCCATGTTCCCCACCATGATCCTGCTCGGGACGGCCTTCGCACTGGTCTACGGGCCGCTCACCATCGCCGCCACCGATGGGATCGCCGAGGAGGAGCAGGGGCTCGCCGGCGGGCTGCTGAACACCTCCTTCCAGTTCGGCGCGGGACTGGGACTGGCGGCCGTGACCGCCGTCAGCCTCACCGCGACCGGAGGCGACGTCTCACCGCAGGGCGTACTCGACGGCTTCCGCGTCGCGTTGATCGTGCCCGTCGTCGCCGCCGCCCTCGGCGCTCTCGTCATCGCCCCCGGGCTGCGCCGTAGCAAGACCCCGATCGAGCAGCACGCCTGA
- a CDS encoding carboxymuconolactone decarboxylase family protein, translated as MYHERIALSAVSPQAVKIIIELDDVLQQEALIDDRLRELVRIRISQINGCAYFLGGRSKELLRLGDTQERLHQLAGWRDSRLFSATERAALALAESMTWLQSEGVSDEEYGEAERLLGPYNLGNLIMTISLCNALDRMCMTARLHPPS; from the coding sequence ATGTATCACGAGCGAATCGCTCTGAGCGCGGTATCGCCACAGGCTGTCAAGATCATTATCGAGCTCGACGACGTGTTGCAGCAGGAAGCGCTGATCGATGACCGGTTGCGGGAGCTGGTGAGGATCCGCATCTCCCAGATCAACGGGTGCGCGTACTTCCTCGGCGGGCGCTCCAAGGAGCTCCTCCGCCTGGGTGACACCCAGGAGCGGCTCCACCAACTGGCGGGCTGGCGTGACTCCCGGTTGTTCTCCGCGACCGAACGGGCCGCGCTGGCCTTGGCCGAATCCATGACCTGGTTGCAGTCCGAAGGTGTGTCCGATGAGGAGTACGGCGAGGCCGAGCGGCTGCTCGGGCCCTACAACCTCGGCAACCTCATCATGACGATCTCCCTCTGCAACGCACTGGACCGCATGTGCATGACAGCTCGGCTGCATCCCCCGAGCTGA